In one window of Verrucomicrobiota bacterium DNA:
- a CDS encoding zinc ABC transporter substrate-binding protein: MRFALLVCCCLLVSKPAGRAEAGFRVASFSTVLSEVAERVGGEHVTVAALVKPGIDPHEYQPTPGDLAQASDARLILISGKGLENYLDKIEQVTGGKVEVLAVGDQLPSLTLRPGDQTGSAGAPALDPHWWNSVPNMIRAAGVVADGFARLDPAHAADYERNASAYRADLSALDKELRRKITQLPRDRRILVTSHDAFQYFAATYGFTIASIEGVSTETEPSNKHVSELIEEIKRRGVKAIFLESTLNPKVSREITRETGATIGGTLYADGLGEADAATYAGMMRHNVDTIVDGLK; the protein is encoded by the coding sequence GTGAGGTTTGCGCTGCTGGTTTGCTGCTGCCTTTTGGTTTCTAAGCCTGCGGGCCGGGCGGAGGCCGGCTTTAGAGTGGCCTCGTTTTCGACGGTGCTCAGCGAGGTGGCGGAAAGGGTCGGGGGCGAGCACGTGACGGTGGCAGCGCTCGTTAAACCCGGCATTGACCCGCACGAATACCAGCCGACGCCGGGCGACCTCGCCCAGGCAAGCGACGCCCGGCTCATTCTCATTTCGGGCAAAGGGCTGGAGAATTACCTCGACAAGATCGAACAGGTCACCGGCGGCAAGGTCGAGGTATTGGCGGTGGGTGATCAACTGCCTTCGCTGACCCTTAGACCCGGCGATCAAACGGGCAGCGCAGGCGCCCCCGCCCTGGATCCGCACTGGTGGAACAGCGTTCCCAACATGATCCGGGCCGCCGGGGTTGTTGCGGACGGTTTTGCGCGGCTCGATCCTGCGCACGCCGCGGATTACGAACGGAACGCGTCGGCGTACCGCGCCGACCTGTCCGCGCTGGATAAAGAACTGAGGCGGAAGATTACTCAACTGCCGCGAGACCGCCGGATCCTGGTCACGTCGCACGATGCGTTCCAATATTTCGCGGCGACCTACGGGTTTACGATCGCCAGCATCGAAGGGGTGAGCACCGAGACCGAGCCGTCGAACAAACACGTGAGCGAACTGATTGAGGAGATCAAGCGGCGCGGGGTCAAGGCCATCTTCCTGGAGAGCACGCTCAACCCCAAGGTCAGCCGGGAAATTACCCGTGAAACCGGCGCAACTATCGGCGGTACATTGTACGCCGACGGGTTAGGGGAGGCAGACGCGGCAACGTACGCCGGCATGATGCGCCACAATGTGGATACCATCGTCGACGGGTTGAAATAA